CCTCATCGATTTCTACAACGGCTGCACCGGCGACCTGCTGTTCGACCTGGCCATCGTGATCAACGACTGGGCATCGGGCCCCGAGGGGCTCCTGGACCACGAACGCCACGATGCCATCCTGCGCGCCTACCAGGCGCGCCGGCCGCTGACCCACGCCGAACGCGAGGTGTGGCCGACGATGCTGCGCATGACGGCGCTGCGCTACTGGCTGTCGCGGCTGCTGGTGGTCTACGTGGACCCGCCGGCCCACGACCTGACCCCGCACGACCCGACGCAGTTCCATACCATTCTCACGGCACGCCTGAAACATGGCGCTCTGCCCCTGCCCGAAGCGAGCCACACATGAGCCTATCCATGGGAGCTGCCTCCGGCCCCGCCCAACGCGCGCGCCGGACCTGGAACATCGACCAGTGGGGCAGCGGCTATTTCGACGTCGATGACAGCGGCCACGCCCTGGTGCGCCCGCTGGGCAGCGAAGCCGAAGGCCCCGCCCTGCCGCTCGCCCCGCTGGTGGATCAGCTGCGCGAGGCCGGCCTGCGCCTGCCAGTACTGGTGCGCTTCAGCGACATCCTGCACGATCGCGTCGAGCAGCTGTGCGAAGCCTTCGACCTGGCCATGACCGAGGAGGAGTACGCCGGCGGCTACACGGCCGTCTACCCGATCAAGGTCAACCAGCAGCGCCGCGTGGTCGAGGAGATCCTCGCCACCCGCGAGCGCGGCCATGGGCGGGTCGGCCTCGAGGCCGGCAGCAAGCCGGAGCTGCTGGCCGTGCTGGCGCTCTCCGCCGACGGCCCGTCGCTGATCGTTTGCAACGGCTACAAGGATCGCGAGTACATCCGCCTGGCGCTGATGGGCGAAAAGCTCGGCCATCGGGTCTACCTGGTGGTGGAGAAGTTCTCCGAGCTACCGCTGATTCTGGAGGAGGCTGAGCATCTCGGCGTCACGCCACGCATCGGCCTGCGCGCGCGCCTGGCCTCGGTGGGCATGGGCAAGTGGCAGGATACCGGTGGCGAAAAATCCAAGTTCGGCCTCACCGCCGGTCAGATGCTGGCGGTGGTGGAGCGCCTGCGCGAGGCCGACTCGCTGGCCAGCCTGCAGCTGGTGCACTTCCACCTCGGCTCGCAGATCGCCAACATCCGCGACATCCAGGTCGGCCTGCGCGAGTGTGCGCGCTTCTACCAGAGCCTGCTGGCGCTGGGTGCGCCGATCGATACCGTCGACGTCGGCGGCGGGCTCGGCATCGACTACGAGGGCACCCGCTCGCGCAGCTTCTGCTCGATCAACTACTCCATGCGGGAGTATGCCCGCAACGTGGTCAGCGCCTTCGCCCAGGCCTGCAACGAGGCGGAGATTCCCCACCCGCATCTGATCAGCGAGTCGGGCCGCGCGCTGACCGCGCACCACGCCGTGCTGATCGCCAACGTGATCGGCGAAGAGCGCGTCAACGACCGGGCGCCTGAGCGCCAGGCCGAGGACGACCCCCAGCTCGACGAGCTGTGGCGGGTGCACGATCTGCTGGGCAACTCCGTGGAGCCGCGCGAGCTGGTCGAGGCGTGGCACGACCTGCTGCAGGCGATGAGCGAGATGCACGACCGCTTCCTCATGGGGCTGGCCGACATCACCGTGCGCGCCGAAGCGGAGGGCGTTTATTTCGCCGCCTGCGC
This portion of the Billgrantia sulfidoxydans genome encodes:
- the speA gene encoding biosynthetic arginine decarboxylase — its product is MSLSMGAASGPAQRARRTWNIDQWGSGYFDVDDSGHALVRPLGSEAEGPALPLAPLVDQLREAGLRLPVLVRFSDILHDRVEQLCEAFDLAMTEEEYAGGYTAVYPIKVNQQRRVVEEILATRERGHGRVGLEAGSKPELLAVLALSADGPSLIVCNGYKDREYIRLALMGEKLGHRVYLVVEKFSELPLILEEAEHLGVTPRIGLRARLASVGMGKWQDTGGEKSKFGLTAGQMLAVVERLREADSLASLQLVHFHLGSQIANIRDIQVGLRECARFYQSLLALGAPIDTVDVGGGLGIDYEGTRSRSFCSINYSMREYARNVVSAFAQACNEAEIPHPHLISESGRALTAHHAVLIANVIGEERVNDRAPERQAEDDPQLDELWRVHDLLGNSVEPRELVEAWHDLLQAMSEMHDRFLMGLADITVRAEAEGVYFAACARLRERLDSRNRAHREIVDELAEKLADKLFVNFSLFQSVPDVWGIDQIFPVLPLTGLNREPTRRGVIQDITCDSDGRIDGYVDGQGVETTLPLPEWRDDEERLLGFFLVGAYQEILGDLHNLFGDTDSVDAALDENGDWVLSHAQQGDRVSDVLAYVNFDAKVLRDRLAGQLQESGLSAAEQEHFLDDLSAGLQGYTYLE